The DNA sequence GCAGAGATGAACTCCGGAGTGAAAAAATTCTCCAGGACCGTCTTTTTGCTAACGAAAAGATTGAAGTCAAATGGGATACACAACTTGATGAAGTGCTTGGTGATGAAGAGCCTCTTGGTGTGACTGGCGCGCGCCTTAAAAATACAAAAACTGGTGAAACAGAAGACATCGCCATTCATGGTATTTTTGTGGCCATTGGCCACAAGCCTTCAACGCAGCTATTCAAAGGTAAGCTTCCGATGGATGATGAAGGGTATCTCATCAAGCAGCCAGACAGCACGGCAACTGACATTCCCGGTGTTTACGCAGCAGGTGATGTTACTGACAAGGTATACCGCCAAGCGGTTACGGCTGCGGGAATGGGCTGTATGGCCGCTTTAGAGGCAGAAAAATTTGTCGCTGAATTAGAGCTGAAGAAATAACCTGCCTTGATCTAAAGAAAAGAAAAGCCGCATTTAAAGCGGCTTTTCTTATGGGCAATCCTATTCAAGAGGCGCCTGAATAGACGTCTCACCGGCATGGCCACGACGCAGCCAATCTGGTACGGGAATATCTTTACTATCAAGGAAATCAGGATTGAACAACCGGGACATATAGCGGGTACCACTATCACACAACAGCGTCACTATGGTCTTACCAGGTCCCATTTCTTTCGCTAATTTCATAGCCCCGCCAATGTTTATGCCAGAACTAGATCCTGTACATAATCCTTCCTCAGCCATCAAATCATACATAAGTGGCAAGGCTTCCTGATCTGTGACTTGGTAAGGATGATCAATCACAGCGCCTTCAAGATTGCCTGTAATGCGGCTCTGGCCAATCCCCTCGGAAATGGAATTTCCAGCCCCTTTCAATTCACCATTTTTATAATAGTTATAAAGATTTGCTCCCATGGGGTCCGCCAAACCTATTTGAATAGAGGGATCATATGCTTTCAAGCCCATGGACATGCCTGCGATTGTTCCCCCAGTCCCAGCTGCACAAATAAAACCATCTATTTTTCCGTCCAACTGATTAATAATTTCTGGAGCTGTTGTATGGATATGGGCGTTCCTATTTGCCACATTATCGAATTGATCAGCAAAAATTGCACCGCCGCTACGTTCCTTATCTAGTTTGGCTGCAAGGCGACGCGCCACATGTTGAAAATTATTTGGATTTGAATAAGGCGCCGCAGGAACCTCTACCAATTCAGCCCCGAAAAAACGGAGTGTGTCTTTCTTTTCTTGTGTTTGAGTTTCAGGAATGACAATCACGGTTTGATACCCTAATGCTTTGGCAACTACCGTGAGGCCAATTCCAGTATTTCCCGCTGTGCCCTCAACAATGGTCCCGCCAGGCTTGAGCAATCCTTTCGCTTCAGCATCCCGAACGATCGAGAGTGCTGCCCTATCCTTCACTGAACCTCCTGGATTCATAAATTCAGCTTTGCCATAAATGGTGCAACCCGTCAGTTCTGAAGCCTTCTTCAGCTTGATCAAGGGCGTCTTGCCAATGGCGTCTATTGTTCCAGAGTAAACTGCAGACATAGGTTTTCCTTTCAAACTTTGTCAGGAGATAATAAACTCACAAACAAACTTCAAGAGAAAAAATATTATTTCACGAACAAGAAAATGTGATCAAAGTAGAATAATATTCTATTAATTGTCTTTTTTCTTCTTTTTGAACAGACCCAAAACATTCTTAGCCTTATCCTTTAAGCCTTTCACATCATCGGGTAATTTATCCTCCAAAGACTTTACTTTAGATTTTAATCCTAACTTCACTGCAGCCTTGGCAATTTGAGGCTCTAGAGCATCTAAAGCGTGACGGATCATTTCTTTAGGCGGGATGCCATTTTGATCAACCCCTACATTCTTCAATTCAATATCAGCCAGTTTTAGTTCGTGCTTTTTGCCATCTTCATACTGGAAAGAGGCTTTGATATTACGCAATAATATTGACTTGGCCGAAAGTTTCAAATCAACAGACTCTGAATTCTCCTCAGATGTGCTGAGCTTTTCTTGCAAAGCTTGAAGGTTTGTTTTCCGGTCTTTCATCACAGCATTGAGGTTTAAGCCGTTTAGATCAATTACATCGATTTCCACATGTTGACTGATCAGACTTGCAGGCTTTACAGCAAGAGTGAAGTCATCAAATTTGACCAACTGACCATCCCCATATCCCTGAGGCTGATCTATTGAAAACCCACCAAGCTGTACTTTGCCGACAAAAGGAGACAATTTAACATCCCTCAGAGCGACTTTTGTTCCTAAAATCTCAGTCCCTTCAGAAGAGACACCACTCGCAATCATCTCTTCCCCTTTAAAAGCGAAAACTGCAACGCCAACAAATAGTACAACAATCAACAGACCAATAAATATCAGTATTTTTTTCATAACCCTACTCTTCTCTCCAAGAAATACGCGACCTAACACCGCAGTCTATCACTCTATAATAGAGACAGCAAATGGACATTAGTTGATTAGTTTGACTCTATTCTTAAAAAATATTAAATTATTTTCTAGACTACTGAGTATATTAATTACGTTTCGAGTTGTTCATTTCCATCTAAGCAAAAGGACTTGCAATGACACTTGCCAAGACGTCACAAAACCAGTCTCCCAATTTAGCGTCCTTAAAAGAAGGGCCTTTAAAAGAAGTACCTTTAAAAGAAGTACCGGGCGAAAACGGCTGGCCGATCATTGGTAATACGTTTAAAGTTTTAAAAAATCCTGTGGAATATGGGCAGAAAATGCGCGCTAAATACGGCGATATGTATTATTCAAATACTTTCTTTAAAAAAGTTGTGAATGTGCGCAGTCCTGAGGCTTACCAACAGATTTTAATGGACCGCAATAAGGACTTCTCTTCCGAGCGGGGCTGGAATCATTGGATCGGAAAGGTTTTCCCTCGAGGCCTCATGCTCTTAGATTTTGATGAACATAAAGCACATAGGCATATTATGGCTCCTGCTTTTAAAACTCAGCCAATGAAACATTACTGCGATGTGATGAACCAAGAAATTCCTTTACGTATCAAAGAATGGGCTGATAAAGAAAAAATAGAATTTTACCCCTCTATTAAACAGCTGTCGCTAGATCTTGCTACAAAAGTCTTTTTTGGTGATATCGATGACTCTCTCGCTAAAAAGATAAACACATCTCTTACGGATATGGTCCTGGCTTCGGTCGCTCCTATAAGAGTTGCGCTCCCGTTTACACAAATGTCAAAAGGCATTAAGGGGAGAAAATTTGTCTCAAATTACATTCAGAGTGAAATTCCTAATCGCCGTGCTGGGGACGGTGATGATATCTTTTCTCACATGTGTCGGGCTCAAGACGATGAAGGCAATAGTTTTTCTGATCAAGAAATTATCGATCATATGAATTTCTTATGGATGGCTGCCCATGACACAATAACCAGTTCAACAACAACCCTTGTTCATGAACTGGCTCGGCACCCTGAATGGCAAGATAAATTAAGACAAGAAATTGCTGACCTCGGCCAAAATGAACCAGGGGTAAGCTATGACCGCATGCATGACCTGCCCTTAACAGAATGCGCCTTCAAAGAGGCTCTTAGAATCCACCCCCCAGTCCCCAGTATAGCTAGAGAAACTGTAAGAGATGTTGAAATAGACGGCTTTCACATACCCCAAGGCACTCATATTGGTCTAATGCCTGCAGCGACGCATATGGATGAAGACATTTGGCCAGAACCCGAGAAGTTTGATCCCTTACGTTTCACAGAGTCAGGCGGCGTCAAACAACGGCATAAATATGCTTGGATCCCCTTTTCAGGAGGTGCACACATGTGCATTGGCCTTCACTTCGCCTATATGCAGTCAAAACTAATAATGGCGCACCTCTTGCCCAACTACGAATTAAAAGTCCCGGAGGGGTATCAAGCAGAGTTCCAGATGCTTCCCCTTACAAAACCGAAAGATGGCTTGCCAATCACTTTGAAAAAATTAAGCTGAGCGAAATATTTATTATCTAGGATAAGCCTTTGTATAGGCCCATGAGGATTTATGAAAACAGAATTTGATTTTATTGTAGTTGGCGCAGGCTCTGCTGGCTGCGTTTTAGCCAATCGCCTAAGTGCAAATGGTCAGTATGAAGTCTTGCTTATAGAGGCTGGCAAGGCTGACAAAAGCCTCGCGATCCATGTTCCAGCCATGCTCGGGGAAGAAATCTCTTCTACAAGAAATAACTGGTTTTATTGGACAGAACCGCAAAAACATCTGAATAACAGGAAACTATTTTGGCCACGCGGCAAAGTTCTTGGCGGTTCTTCCTCTTTGAATGGAATGGTTTACATTCGCGGCCATGCACGAGATTATGATGAATGGGCCCAATTGGGTTGTAAAGGCTGGTCTTTCTCCGATGTGCTCCCTTATTTTAAGAAGAGTGAATCATTTGAAGAAGGCGCTGATAGCTATCACGGCGGTGATGGCCCCCTCAATGTTGGGCCTCGTACCAGTGACAACCCCCTAAATGATGCTTTTCTGGCTAGTGGCCTAGAAGCAGGATTTAAAGAAAGCGCTGATTTTAATGGCGCTGACCAAGAAGGTTTTGCACCCTTTCAACAGACGATTAAAGAAGGCCGACGCTGGTCGACTGCCGCAGCTTTTCTCAAGCCTGTTATGGACCGTGCGAACTTAACAGTTCTTACAGGAGCTCTTACTCGGCGCGTCGTGATTGAAAAAGGAAAAGCCGTTGGCGTCGAAGTTGATCATAAAAAGAAAACTCTACTTTTCACAGCTCGACGGGAGACGGTCTTATGTGGGGGTGCAATAAACTCGCCTCAGCTCTTGATGTTGTCGGGCATTGGCGATGAAAAAGATCTTAGAGGTCACGGCATAGCTGTGAATAAACACCTTCCTGCCGTCGGCAAAAACATGCAGGATCATCTCGATACAACAGTCACAGCTTACTGTAAGCAACCCATCACAATGAAACGCTATAAAAACCCCTATCATGCACTGACAGGCTTATGGAAATGGTTCAGAAAAAAACCTGGGTTTATGTCTGACATTATTGTCCCAACGGGTGCATTTTTAAAGTCAGATGCGGCACTAGAGCGTCCTGATATCCAATTCCATATGATCATGGCCATTGCTGATGAGCCGCATGGCTTTGCCTATCCCAAGCACCATGGCTTTGGCATTCATAGCTGCGTCTTGAGACCAAGAAGCACAGGCACTATTAGCCTGAAATCTAGTGATCCTCACGATCATGCTCTCATTGATCCAAATTATTTAGCAGACCCATATGACCTTGAAATTGCAAGAGCAGGAGCCCGAATGTCAGCAAAAGTACTTACTCAACCTGCTTTTTCCCCATTCTTTGAGCGATTTGAAGAGCATTGGGAGGGCATCTTGGATATGTCTGATGATATGCTCAATGACGTTATCCGCGCGAAATCTGAAACGATCTATCACCCGACAAGCACCTGCACGATGGGGGCAGCTGATCACCCTATGAGTGTTGTTGATCCAAGCCTCAAAGTGATCGGCATTGAAAACCTAAGGGTAGCTGATGCCTCCGTGATGCCTAGATTGATCGGCGGCAATACAAATGCACCAACCATAATGATTGGTGAAAAATGTGCTGATATGATGCTTGATGGTACGTGATAATTACCTTTGAGTTTGCCACTCTTTTTTCGCCTCTAAGATTGGTAAGAGTACTCGGAGGAAGTGATCCTGCTGTATGGGCTTTTCCAAAAGAGTGTCCATCCCAATTCTCTGGCATTTCTGTGAAATATTTTTGTCTATCGATGCCGTAAATCCTATGATGGGGATGTTGCAAAGCGGCGCTTGTCCAGATCGAATTTCTTGTGTGGCCTCGAATCCAGACATGGTGGGCATTTTAAGGTCCATCAAAATTAGATCGAAATCACAATCCTCATCTGTCATTTTTTTTAAGACTTCAACACCATCAGCGACAGTCGTTAAGCTGTGCCCCATTGCTGTAAAAAAGGCCTCATAATAACGGCGATTCTCTCTATTATCATCCGCCAATAATATGTTAAATCTCTGCTGAAAACTCTCCGTTTTCTCTTGAATTTCTTCAAAGCCAAAGGGCATAGTAAAATGAAATTCTTGCCTCTTGTCACGGCCTTCACTCTGGCAACCACTGAAGGATAAGACCGCCCCGTCTTCCTCGTAGACCAACTCAATAGAGAGTGCGAAGGATGCTTTTGAGTGAAAGGGGGCCACCGCAAAGAGTTTCTCATGAAAGAGACTGTGTAGCTGTGCACAATCAATCAACAAGGTAGAAGGGATATCTGAGGCAAAGGAGAACGCAACATCGCACCCCTGCAAACAGTCTATGATGGAGGGGTGAGCAAATATAGTCTGCACGGCATTTTCTATGGTGGTTGACTTAATCCTCATATCCCTGAATTCCTTCATACTGGCGTTCTTTCAAATGAGAGAAATATCCTTAGACCAGATCTTCCGAAGAGCATACAAAAAAAGCAAAGACGATTACGCCTTTGCCAGATGCTTTTTTTCCAGATGCCTTTGCATTATGCCTTTTCACGGCACTTTAGCTTTTAAAAAATTTCTATTTGTCGACGATCTCCCAACTTCCGTCAACTTGTCGGCAAGCTTGACCATAGGCCTTCTCTTCCTTGCCTCCAATTGTTACAACCTGAGTATACTCTCTACAGTACCGACCTGTTTGCTCGTCTTTAATCGCCGGCTCAGGAATATAATATCCCCGATGTCCAGAATCTGGATTATACCAGTCAGTCTGTACACCGCCACTTGTTTTCTCAAGTGAAAAGTGACGTGCTTTTCCTGCCAGCAACCGATCGCGCTGGTCTAATTTTTTCCCGACACTATTGCCAATCATTGCACCTGCCATATAGCCAATCACCATGCCTGCGCCGCGATCCCGACCGCCATCAATTTCAGAACCGAGCCATGCCCCAAGACCAGCCCCTATGAGTGTCCCAATACCTTCATTTACACCGTCGCCCTGACATGCTGTCAGGCCAAAGGCCATAGTTACAACTAAAGTCATTTTTTTGAGAGATTTTGTTTCCATTTTAAGAGCTGCCATTCTTCTATCCTTTCAAGGTGCCGATGAACACACTACCGCCTATAGCCTGAATACTATCTGAATGAAGAATGGCATTAGTGCGGCAGAAAAAAGACAAGTAAAGATTTCTGAAAATCAACTTACTTTTGGCAAGGTAAGATAGATCTTCAAACCGCCATATTCTGATTTTGAAGCATGGGAATGGCCACCGTATAATTCTACAACGTCTTGCACAATGGATAGACCAAGGCCAGAGCCTTTAGTTTGAGTATCTAATCGCTGGCCTCTCTTGAAGAGCTCTTCAAAGGCATCCTCTGGAATTCCTGCACCATTATCCTCAACGATCAGCTGAAACATTTCACGATCCATCTCGGACGGAGTGTCTAAACTTCGTGTAGAAATATAGATTTCCTCTCCGCCGTATTTACAGGCATTTTCAAGCAGCACACCAACAATCTCTGTCAAATCTTCTTGCTCTCCGGCAAAAAGTAAGGATGGATCAATGTCTACTGTAATGGTAAATTCTTTTTCATGGAAGACAGTTTTCATGGCCTTTTTCAGTTTCGTTAGAACACTAGAAACCGAAATCCCTCCTCCGCTCATCCGCCCTGCCACTCGAGCGCGCCTCAAGTGATGACTCACATGATTTTGCATCATGTTAACCTGCTCCGAAAGAAGATGAGTATTGACTGGTTTATCACTATTTCCCGCTTCATTCTTCAAAACTGTCAAAGGAGTCTTTAAAGCGTGAGCCAAATTTCCAACATGCGTTCTCGCACGCTCTAAAACTGTTTTATTGTAGGAAATAAGTTCATTAATTTCCTGAACCATTGGATCGATCTCAGCTGGAAACTGGCCTTCAATGTTTGGTCGACGGCCAGACCGTACATCCCGTAATTTATGCCCCAATTGATGTAAGGGACGAAGCCCAAAGAAAATTTGCACGAAAATCACCATCAAAATGGCCAACCCAATCATAAGCAGAGCCCAATTCAATACTCGATCAAAGCGATCTTTAGATTCAAGTATTGATGCTGTGTCCAAGGCTACAACATAGCGAAAAATGCGATCACTTTCTGGCAAAATAATGTCTTGCTGTAAACTCCTTAATTGCTGTTCTTCTGGCCCTAATAAGCCTGAAAATCTTCCTCTTAAGGCTTGTTTAGAAAGGTCCAATTCTAAAGCCTGATCCCACAGAGACCGAGAGCGAAAGGGGTCAGTATCAACTTCAGATATTTGCCAATAAAACCCTGAAAAGGGCTCATCGAAGCGTTGGTCTAGGACTGGTCGATTAAAGCGAAGCTCTCCGGCTTCGCCCAGTTCACTGACCCCTATCATAGTATCCAGCATTACACGCAGGCGCAGATCCATGTCTGACCTTAAACTCTCTTCAAATGTCCATGAAATAACCCATCCAGCCAAGGACAAAGACAATAGGATCACTATTGAAGAGGAAAGTAAAAGACGGGATGCTATGGAATTCAACGCTCTTATCCTTCGTCTTGAACTTCTTCTAATCGATATCCAAGGCCTCGTACCGTGACGATCAACCCTTTATGAAGCTTCTTGCGCAAGCGAGTTACAAAGACCTCAATTGTATTAGAATCTCGGTCAAAATCTTGATCATAAATATGCTCTGTTAATTCTGTCCGACTGATTACCTTTCCTTTATGATGCATCATATAGGCTAGCAATTTAAACTCTTGAGCTGTCAGCTTAACAGGCATCCCTTCATATGTGACCATACTGCTTCGAGTATCCAATGTTACCTCTCCGCAGGTAAGCTGTGAGGTTGTCTGGCCAGCATTCCGGCGAATGAGTGCCCGCAGTCTTGCCATAAGTTCAGCCATATTAAAGGGCTTAGCGAGATAATCGTCGGCCCCAGCATCTAGACCTTCCACTTTGTCTGACCAGCTGTCTCTTGCTGTGAGCAGCAATACGGGAATTTTAACTCCATCACTACGCCACTGTCTTAAAACTGAAACCCCGTCCCGAATAGGCAAGCCTATATCTAAAATTATAGCATCATAAGGTTCAGTTTCACCGAGGAAATGGCCCTCTTCACCGTCATGAGCCAAGTCAACCGTATACCCACTCATTTCCATAGCGGATTTCAATTGCCCCGCTAAATCTAGGTCATCCTCTACAATTAAAATCCTCATATCTGCCTTCCTGTCATTATTATATTTTGTTGTTTTTTTATTTTAACGTTGGCTAATAATTCTGCCCGTTTGAGCATCTACAATCACGCGAACCACTCGGCCTTGCTCTTTACGCAAAACCAACTGGTAAACCCATCCACGATTTGTCTGCACCAAATTCTGCCCGACAATCTTACCATTCAAGCGCTTTTCAGTGTCTCTTTTTATTGTCTTATAAGGTTTAATATCACCGCGTTTTTGCGCTTTAAAAGCACGTTGATGGTCATTATTTTTGCGATCTTGTGCTCTTTTTTCTGGA is a window from the Temperatibacter marinus genome containing:
- a CDS encoding cysteine synthase A, producing MSAVYSGTIDAIGKTPLIKLKKASELTGCTIYGKAEFMNPGGSVKDRAALSIVRDAEAKGLLKPGGTIVEGTAGNTGIGLTVVAKALGYQTVIVIPETQTQEKKDTLRFFGAELVEVPAAPYSNPNNFQHVARRLAAKLDKERSGGAIFADQFDNVANRNAHIHTTAPEIINQLDGKIDGFICAAGTGGTIAGMSMGLKAYDPSIQIGLADPMGANLYNYYKNGELKGAGNSISEGIGQSRITGNLEGAVIDHPYQVTDQEALPLMYDLMAEEGLCTGSSSGINIGGAMKLAKEMGPGKTIVTLLCDSGTRYMSRLFNPDFLDSKDIPVPDWLRRGHAGETSIQAPLE
- a CDS encoding DUF748 domain-containing protein — encoded protein: MKKILIFIGLLIVVLFVGVAVFAFKGEEMIASGVSSEGTEILGTKVALRDVKLSPFVGKVQLGGFSIDQPQGYGDGQLVKFDDFTLAVKPASLISQHVEIDVIDLNGLNLNAVMKDRKTNLQALQEKLSTSEENSESVDLKLSAKSILLRNIKASFQYEDGKKHELKLADIELKNVGVDQNGIPPKEMIRHALDALEPQIAKAAVKLGLKSKVKSLEDKLPDDVKGLKDKAKNVLGLFKKKKKDN
- a CDS encoding cytochrome P450, which codes for MTLAKTSQNQSPNLASLKEGPLKEVPLKEVPGENGWPIIGNTFKVLKNPVEYGQKMRAKYGDMYYSNTFFKKVVNVRSPEAYQQILMDRNKDFSSERGWNHWIGKVFPRGLMLLDFDEHKAHRHIMAPAFKTQPMKHYCDVMNQEIPLRIKEWADKEKIEFYPSIKQLSLDLATKVFFGDIDDSLAKKINTSLTDMVLASVAPIRVALPFTQMSKGIKGRKFVSNYIQSEIPNRRAGDGDDIFSHMCRAQDDEGNSFSDQEIIDHMNFLWMAAHDTITSSTTTLVHELARHPEWQDKLRQEIADLGQNEPGVSYDRMHDLPLTECAFKEALRIHPPVPSIARETVRDVEIDGFHIPQGTHIGLMPAATHMDEDIWPEPEKFDPLRFTESGGVKQRHKYAWIPFSGGAHMCIGLHFAYMQSKLIMAHLLPNYELKVPEGYQAEFQMLPLTKPKDGLPITLKKLS
- a CDS encoding GMC family oxidoreductase — translated: MKTEFDFIVVGAGSAGCVLANRLSANGQYEVLLIEAGKADKSLAIHVPAMLGEEISSTRNNWFYWTEPQKHLNNRKLFWPRGKVLGGSSSLNGMVYIRGHARDYDEWAQLGCKGWSFSDVLPYFKKSESFEEGADSYHGGDGPLNVGPRTSDNPLNDAFLASGLEAGFKESADFNGADQEGFAPFQQTIKEGRRWSTAAAFLKPVMDRANLTVLTGALTRRVVIEKGKAVGVEVDHKKKTLLFTARRETVLCGGAINSPQLLMLSGIGDEKDLRGHGIAVNKHLPAVGKNMQDHLDTTVTAYCKQPITMKRYKNPYHALTGLWKWFRKKPGFMSDIIVPTGAFLKSDAALERPDIQFHMIMAIADEPHGFAYPKHHGFGIHSCVLRPRSTGTISLKSSDPHDHALIDPNYLADPYDLEIARAGARMSAKVLTQPAFSPFFERFEEHWEGILDMSDDMLNDVIRAKSETIYHPTSTCTMGAADHPMSVVDPSLKVIGIENLRVADASVMPRLIGGNTNAPTIMIGEKCADMMLDGT
- a CDS encoding response regulator encodes the protein MRIKSTTIENAVQTIFAHPSIIDCLQGCDVAFSFASDIPSTLLIDCAQLHSLFHEKLFAVAPFHSKASFALSIELVYEEDGAVLSFSGCQSEGRDKRQEFHFTMPFGFEEIQEKTESFQQRFNILLADDNRENRRYYEAFFTAMGHSLTTVADGVEVLKKMTDEDCDFDLILMDLKMPTMSGFEATQEIRSGQAPLCNIPIIGFTASIDKNISQKCQRIGMDTLLEKPIQQDHFLRVLLPILEAKKEWQTQR
- a CDS encoding RT0821/Lpp0805 family surface protein, translating into MAALKMETKSLKKMTLVVTMAFGLTACQGDGVNEGIGTLIGAGLGAWLGSEIDGGRDRGAGMVIGYMAGAMIGNSVGKKLDQRDRLLAGKARHFSLEKTSGGVQTDWYNPDSGHRGYYIPEPAIKDEQTGRYCREYTQVVTIGGKEEKAYGQACRQVDGSWEIVDK
- a CDS encoding ATP-binding protein, which translates into the protein MNSIASRLLLSSSIVILLSLSLAGWVISWTFEESLRSDMDLRLRVMLDTMIGVSELGEAGELRFNRPVLDQRFDEPFSGFYWQISEVDTDPFRSRSLWDQALELDLSKQALRGRFSGLLGPEEQQLRSLQQDIILPESDRIFRYVVALDTASILESKDRFDRVLNWALLMIGLAILMVIFVQIFFGLRPLHQLGHKLRDVRSGRRPNIEGQFPAEIDPMVQEINELISYNKTVLERARTHVGNLAHALKTPLTVLKNEAGNSDKPVNTHLLSEQVNMMQNHVSHHLRRARVAGRMSGGGISVSSVLTKLKKAMKTVFHEKEFTITVDIDPSLLFAGEQEDLTEIVGVLLENACKYGGEEIYISTRSLDTPSEMDREMFQLIVEDNGAGIPEDAFEELFKRGQRLDTQTKGSGLGLSIVQDVVELYGGHSHASKSEYGGLKIYLTLPKVS
- a CDS encoding response regulator transcription factor encodes the protein MRILIVEDDLDLAGQLKSAMEMSGYTVDLAHDGEEGHFLGETEPYDAIILDIGLPIRDGVSVLRQWRSDGVKIPVLLLTARDSWSDKVEGLDAGADDYLAKPFNMAELMARLRALIRRNAGQTTSQLTCGEVTLDTRSSMVTYEGMPVKLTAQEFKLLAYMMHHKGKVISRTELTEHIYDQDFDRDSNTIEVFVTRLRKKLHKGLIVTVRGLGYRLEEVQDEG